The sequence GCATCATGACCAACAtgtgctgcccacagccagACCCACGCTGCTGTGGGgtcacacagctctgccatgcAGGCAGCTGTCGGAGGTTGAAGGGCCACAGATGAACATGCAGAGCCATCCTCCCTTTGCACAACAGTCTGACCAGGCTCCTTTTCCTTTGTCAACACAACCCAAGCCAGATCAGAGTTGACTGGGAATCACTAAGATAACAGACTTGCATAAGAGATGCGCTTCAGCCTCTGCTTGCTGTTAACCCCTAGGGGACAGCTGCCACCAGCATCGCCTGGCATCCAGTCCGATGTAAGTAATGGATGtcacacagtttttttttttacttatttaatatTCAATTACTAAATTCCATGACTTACACAACTGCATTGCATGTTCTTCAAACACTTGCTACCCCACTAGCCACCTTAGTTAACCATTCCTTCATACTTCTTCAGATAATATAGGAATATTCCACGACACCATATCAATGCTTCAGGGAAATTAAGGCAATGAAATTGAGACTTACCTTGTGCACAAAGCAGTGGTCAACTTAGGACAGACATCTTAAGTTTAATACGATCTCCCTTTAATAAATTCATGCTGACATGCACATTGCTCACAACTGTCTGAGGCTgagacaagaaaaatgagaatctCTTGGAGCTCCCCTGTTGTTATATAGCCCCTGCTCAATCAGCCATTTAGCTTTTGAGTTCCTGAAATTATTCCAGAGGATGGGCAAACCAGTGAGAGAAAGAACCAAATGCTACATTGTTCAGACAATGCAAATAATATTTGTAGTTTGAGTATAGTCAGGCCAGTCTTGTAATGTTTTGGTAGAAATTATTCTCAAAGAACTTACAAAATGCACTGTAACAAATCGTACAGGAGTTTTTGCATTAAAGACTTAGCTTCCAGTCTAAGCTCCTtcacaaaaagaggaaaagtaatCCTTTCATGACTAATTAGACACTGATCAGTAGCGACACATACCAAAAGAGCTACTCgaaaacatagaatcacagataTACCTGGATTACAAGCTGTCTGAAACTTCACCAAGCTCCCAGATGCAGATCTTGAATTCCTGCCCATACCTCAGCATTGCTTATCCTCCTCTGGTCTCAAAGCAGCTACAAGGTCAGTCCACAGAATTTGGTCAGATCAACAGAACTAGacatttcaaacagcaaaaccacAGTACAACTACATAACAGGCCCCAGTATAGTTGTGTGGCTTTGCCATATGAGGTAAAATTCAAGATTGGCAAAGGTGACTGGATTCCTCATGACAGTAATCAGCAACACAGCTACTGTTCTAGTTCTCGGTTCCCAATTCTCTCCCTTTTGGCTAAGCTTACATCCATTACATTCCACTTCCAGAGCTGACCTGTTTAGTTATGCCCCATTTctttggctaaaaaaaaaaactgatttcttaCACATCATGGCTTTTAACCACACAAAGACACAACAAGTTCTGCTCTCTGATCTGCCATGGTTAATTATTCTtattaggaaaacaaacaaacaacatacGCATACAAAACCACTAAAAACTGGAAGACCTTTAAGATTGGGAAATAAAAGGTAGCTTACGGCAGTTAAACAAACTGAGCTGTTCAGGTTTTAGAAGCATGGATAAAAGGGCAAAAGCATGGCTGTGTCACCTGCACTATTATTCCTAGGGTTTTCCTTGCCATGTATGACAAAAAGGCAATGCTTTTCAGCTATGAAAATATAAGTCTCTGTCAGGGACTTTTAAGTGTTGGCTAGTAAGTTTTTAAGACCTAACAAGCAAGAGATGCAATTatgcagaaaatgctttccaTCCCTACCAGTCTACAACATACGAATTccattgctgtattttttttttatcatctctgGTTAGAGTTTAATAGAGCATATGCACAGAACTCTGTCTTGGGCATTTCTACTGCTCCAAGGCAGGATGCCAGcagaaagcatgcagaaatCATTTCAGTATTGAGTGCCACTGAAGACTGGAACGAAAGGAAGATAATCTCAAAAGCTGTAAGAGAATATGAAGTGCAATTCTGCAGGTGCTCTAAATCGCTCTCTCCACCAGCTTTATACATCCATTAATTCTGAGCACACAGAACAGAATCAAGggaagaaaatcttaaaaaaaaaacctttaaggattgagacaaaataaatgaataagtTAACAAGGCTTAAAATAAAAGacttaaaataacaaatcttTATTCAAGGCAGACCAAACAGAAATACTTATTAATGCTTCATTTACTTACCctgaaaatacaaatcaaaaaTATCCTACTTATTCAGTataagtgattttaaaatgagctAATAAGCTCCAACTTACTTCGAGTATATATAAATTTGAAAGCAATAGAAAATTAACTATTTTCATGTGTGCCGATATATATGTAATACATACCcacagtatatatataaatacatacatattttactGCCACCTTGTGAACAGTTTCTGccaattctgctgcttttcacattCAGCCCAAATGATTCGAATGTTGATTTTTTGAAGAGGTACTCAATGTGACAAAATCAGATGAGGTTGAATCAGAtgtttaattaagaaaattttaaaagtctgaataaaataaagcttaGTCTTCCATACACTTTCGTTTCACAGTTTATTACTGCAAGCATATTATGGAAAAATATCACTAAATTCTTTCTGATAAATATATTGCAGCTTTGCATCCAAGCTGTATTACTGTCTTCAAAACAGAGTAAGCTGGTgcctgtaaagaaaaagaataaaaaattttaaGTATCGAGTAGGGTGGAGTTTTATTTGAACTAGAACAGCACCAGTTAGTAAACATTGTACTTACTCTCTCTGCATCGTGCTCAAGCCCAATGTCATGGTGCTCCAGTTCATCATCCCGACATTGctttattatctttaaaaataggAAGTAATTAGTAAATCTACTTTGAAGAAAAGTCAAGGCAGCTGAATATAGAACCACAACCCGCTGGTCATTGTATGCACCAGGGCAAGCCCAGGTCTCTCAGAAGCTTCTCCAAATACTCAACTTTCAACTTGCCAAGAACAGGATTATTTATATCATTCCCCAAAAGTAGAGTTATTTAAATGTTCTGCAGAAGTATTAAAGAAAACTAAACTTCCGTTTAACGTATTGTAATGCTATAATGAGATGGAAAGTACCGCAATAATAGCAGGGTAGCAAAATCTTTGCCTGCAGTAAATTAGAACGAGCACAAACGCAGCAGCCGTggatgcagaaatgaagagagCCGCTTccctttggaaggcctcaggtaggcagggatctccagcaagagataCTCTTGCCTCCTCTGCCAACCTTTAAAGGAGGTCTGAGAAGGGGAAGATcttggctccaccccttccagttactcaggtgcactgcacacacctgagctcccctgcgCTGGCCCTGCCtttccaccaggtgctcaatcactggctcaggctgtgacttagcatttctgctacacatATCACtatctttttcaaaattttaagaaaacctGTAGTCATAGTGACTAATTGGTTTGTCACATACAACTGTTACTCTGACAATTCAATTAACAAAATTAAAGTCTCTGCCTTGACAGATAATCAGTAAAGGTGTTTCCCTGTAACCCAACACAGCTTTTGCCAAATTTAGCATAGTCTGAAGAACACGTTTTCTCCTCCACTTTTTCCAACTAGAACAAAAAGGTCAAAAGAATTTCCTCTTGGTATGACTGGATATAACCAGGACAGCTTAATAATGTGGTCAGAACTTATACTCAGCCACTGACCTCATCCAAGAAATTTGCTTTCATTACTGTTCCTAATACTGTGGCTGTGAATAACCTCATGCACATCAGCACCATCTAGTTACTTAAGGTACCATTCCTGTAACACATTTACAATTTGGATGCAAACACATTTGTCTGCATGTTAAACAAGAACCAACTGAACACAGCCAGCAAAGAACTAGAAATGTATACACAGGCTGTAGAGTAAGCTCCTACCACAGATGAGCTGAACTTGCAATATCTGAAAACAGGTCAGCCCTTCATAAACACCCTACAGGAGCACATCCCAACCTGACGCCTAAAGTACTTGGGAAATAATTCCCTTGCAGAGCTAACAAACACTAGCTCCTTCCATGCTCTGAGCAGCATTCAAAACTAGAATTACATCGTAACATTTTATGCTGGATGTGATTATGTAgtctctgttttcccttttctcccctctAACCTCTTCCTTTCAAGGAAAAGTAATCACAATTAAggcccagctctcccagcaaaAAGGAGAGCAATGAAGTACTGAAAGTGTGCTGAAGTTAATCTGAGGCACATTTTAGTTTGCTGCTTAGTAGGCTTAGTGCTGCTGAAGGAGTAGCCATCTTTTCATCCTAAAATTTCTATTGATTTTGGAATTCTAAGCAATAGAAGAGAGAGATGCTGGAAATTCAGATTGGAATTCAGcgcagtatttttttcaagtcataTTACTAAGTTCAATAAATTTCTCATGTTCTTTTTAAGTTACAGTTACCTGCATCAGTTCTCTGTACTTTTCTGGATCCTCCTCCATTAGAGTTCGGATCTGGTTGTTATAGTGGTCTGATATGCTCTCTTCCACTGCCACCGTGCAAGCCATTGCGCCCTTCTTCCCAAGCAGAGAGCTTCCAGCCCCTGTGATTGCAGTACCAAACATATACAAACAATGAAATCTGAAACAATATGAATACTTCAAGCATTCGAAGACttacaaaaccaacaacagcaataacaacATAAACTCACCTAAAACAAAGCCTGCTATATTCCAAAAAGGCAATAAGACAGTAGGTCGGACTCTGTATGCAACCATTAACTCATTAAACTTTTTCAGATGGTCTTTCTCCTGATTCCACATTTGCTGCAATAGAGCCAAACGACAGCAAAGACCCAAGAAGTTAAATGCTCCACTACAACCAAGAAGCACAACGCAAACCAGACGGGCTCAGGCCCCGCGCACCTGGATGAGCGGCCCCGCGGCCGACCTGCCCAGCACGGCCATCTGCCCGGCGTAGATACGATTGGCGCCGTACTCCCCAGCGTGGTCCACGCGGATGATGCGGTCTACGACAGCTTTGTTGATGCCGTCCAGAGCCGCCCTCGTGCTGCACGGCCTCAGGGACGAGCCCTCCGCGGGGGAAGGCCACCTCCCGCGGCGACCTGCCGGATGGACAGAGGTGAGCGGGGCTCTGCCGCCGCCCGGCCCAGGCCGTAAAGGCCCGGGCCGGTGGATAgcgggcggcagcagcagctccgTACCTGCAGGGCCGCTCAGCGCTTGGTGCCGCCCCAACGAGCACCGCAGCGCCGGAGCCAGagccgcagccgccgccgccatcCCACTGACCCCAACGCCTTCTGTGTCGCGCTGCTTACATCATCACGACGGGCCGCCTAGCTCCCGCCTCCATCACGGTTCCCATTGGCTATTCGTCGCCTCCGCACTGGCCAGCGGAGCTGTCACTCGAGACCAGCGTCCCCTAGTTTCCATGGGAACAAAAAGGTGGGCGGAGCACCCCGTGAAGCGGGAGCCTATCAGGTAATTCCCGCGCAGTGACGCAAGGGAAGCTGAGGAAGGGGTTCACACACGCTACTCATTGTATAAAACGTGCTTCCCGGGCAAATTAAGGCAATAAAACCTCAACCTGTCAACTCAGTTTCAGCGTTCAataaaactctttaaaaaaatcaagtttttaaaatctcataCCTATTTAttacaatttctttaaaattgaggacagaaaacattacaaaacatcacataaaaagaaaacagcatctcACTTTAAACACCAGTGTACTACCAGGAACTTCAAGTAATGTACGCAATTCTTTACTTAACaatctggagaaaaacagtCTTTAAATAAAGGGGAAAGCCTGTAGGCTACATGGAAACATTGTTCTGAATCACACAGCTCCACCGCCCCACTTAAACAAGAATTTAAAGGATACTGGCATCCGAGTTTCTCAATGCTTCATTTCTGAACTATAAATAACTCCCAAATATTCACAGTTTAGAACATAGAACAGTATTCAAGGCACTTgtacaaaactgaaatgcaagtATTAAAGCCTTACCCATTTGAAAAAGGCTCCTGCACACCAGTGAGATGGGTACCACAGAGCAGGGACTGTGGTGTGCAGGAGCCAGGTTCCCCCCCCACTCTGTGCGCATCCAGAGCTCCCACCAgcttgttgttttctttatctaGTGTTCAACCATGCTATTTCAGACGACTGAGATGAGTCTCTTGTGCTTTTAAGAGAAATCTGAATGGGAAACACGTAAAACCACCCCACCCACTCCACCCCAATTCCTAAAAGCATAATTTATAAGAACAGTACAGAGTTTTTAAATAGTTTCAGTTCCGATCACATTTTGTCCTGAACtcctgaacaaaaaaaataaaccaggaACTTATCACAAACCCTAACAGCTTTGAAATGGTAGCAGCAATAAAGTGTCCTGCCATACAATGTTTTAAACAGGTCAAATACGGTACAAATAAGATAAACTTCCAGTCTTGAAAACAATAAGGCCCACTAGCATAATCAACTCTAATAAGAACGTTAATTATCCACTATACAGATTGCAGTGCTGGtcagctgctctgtttttaCATGCTGCAGATCTTCTACCCTTATCTAGTGGTTCCAGGAGTGTCAGAAgtcagcttctgtttttttgtggATTTCAAGAATTTTTCTGAGCGTCTGCTATTTTTTGAATTAGGAAGAATTTGTCACGACTCTCCTggaaagacagaataaaaagtACAGTCTAGATAAAAAGATGTACAGGTTCTATATACAACTCAATTTCTTTATTAGAAGTAGATAGGTGCTCTCATCACAGGGTACTCTAATTAGCTGTTAACAGCACTCTCTCAACTGCCTAAAAAGTTTAACAATGGCTTTGAAATCATTTACCTCACGTTAGCAGTTCTGCATTGGGCCCCAAAAGAAACATCTGACTTAcctaaaaaattttaaattgtaCTTCCAAGAAGCCTAACAACAGTAAGCAAACAACAATAAAGTAAAGGCTTTTGCTCCTAAATCCCTTATACTCTTCAAAGATCTCTCCCCAGCatgttttttgtggttttccaTTCCCCCCAACCCCAAGGACAAATTAAGTGTCATACCTAAAAGATGCACTTAGCAAAAAACAGGATCTTCTCTAATAAAGTCTCTcttttggcaggaaaaaaaaatgcagatgggTTGATTTAAGCAATACAACAGATAAAGAAGAGGGACACCACTTCTCAGAGGTGTGCCCCACATACTTGCGTGGCCTGATACAACTGGGCCTTGCTGCAGTTAGTTGCAGCTGATGCCCAAGCACGCCAACTAGACTGAAAAATACTTCCGTgcttcatttacttttcctgtGTAATCTATGAAACATTCTTCACTGCCTGCCCAGACACCAAATATGCAGAAGCCTGGGAAGACTGTTGTTCCTCTGCATGCCTGATTATGGATGCAACAAGAAAAACTTTTGGGGTACAAAAATACAGTGGGTTAAATCTTACCATAACCAGTTGTTCCCTTAGCTGCTCAACCACTTTTTTGTGCGCTCCAGCCAAGGCAATAAAATAGAACATAATGAGGCTgcaaacaacaaaccaacatTATATGTTAGCAtcatggaaacagaaaaaagcttttatgGGTCAGGGGAATCACTGGTCTACATACATCCTTCAGACGAaaagaagctgaggaaaaaaaaataaataagaaccAACATACAGTCAGGGTAGGTAGGACATAGCTCTGCTCAGAAGCACCtactatttttgttattgtcaGGCTCAGACAGAGCTCTAGAAGATGTACAGGCAAGGCCTGTTTCAGATTTTATGGGTTGTGTTTTGACAGTTCTCTTTATTGTACAGTTATGGAGTCTCCACTTTTAGCAATATTCAAAACCCAACTGGACGTGGTTCCCAAGCACCTACTCAAGGTTACCTTGCTTTGAACACGAAGGCTGAATTAGTTTATCTCCAAACGTAACCTCAAACCCTAAAAATTCTACGAAACTACACCAAATTTTATCTTAAAGAGTGACTATATTAGTCCTCTTCTCCCaatccacttttttttaaacaaagtttaaTGGACAGAATTTGTGATCACAGGACCTACAACACCAATTTGCAGAACAGTTAACAGTCCTGAGAAACAAGAGTGTGGGAAACGGGCCATGAAAGAGGAAGTGGAATAAAGCTAACAAACAGCAATAAATGGGCAAAGACATAAAGGCCAAGGCTTCATATGGGCTTTAATGCTTTTGGCTGCAGACGGAAAATATGGTCTAAAATTTGTTTGCTATCAGCTCAGTaaggaaggaaacaaaccaTTCATTACTAGatcaagtcatagaatcataaaattagctaggttggaaaagacgtacaagatcatccagtccagtcatccacctaccaccaataaccccaataaaccatgtctctcaacacgatatctaaatgtttcttgaacacctccagggacagtgactcaaccacctccctgggcagcccattccagcgccaGACCACtcgttcagaaaagtagtactccctaatgtccagcctacatctcccctggcgcaacttgaggccattccccctcatcctgtcactagttacaagagagaagaggccaacccccagctcactacaacctcccttcaggtagttacagagagcaataaggtctcccctcagcctcctcttctccagactgaacaatcccagctcccttagccgctcctcataaggcctgtgctccagtcccctcaccagcctcgttgccctcctctgaacacactccagggcctcaatgtctttcctgtagtgaggggcccaaaactggacacagtattcaaggtgcggcctcaccaggactgagtacagaggaacaatTACCTCcttactcctactggcaacactatttctgatacaagccaggatgccattggccttcttggccacctgggcacactgctggctcatgctcagccaagtgtcaaccaacacccccaggtccgtttcctctacacaatcctccagccactctgccccaagcctgtagtgttgcctggggttgttgtggccaaagtgcaggacccagcacttggtcttgttgaacctcatcccgctGGCTTCAgtccagagatccagcctgtccagatctctctgtagggcctctctacccccaggcagatcgacacttcctgccagcttggtgtcgtctgcaaacttactgagggtgctctcaatgtcctcatccaggtcatcaataaagacattgaaaaggacaggccccagcgccgtcccctggggaacaccacttgtgaccggtcgccagttggatttaactccattcaccagcactctctgggcccggccctccagccagctccttacccagcaaagagcgcacctgtccaagccacaggctgccagcttctccaggagaatactgtgggagacagtattgaaggctttgctgaagtctaggtagaccacgtcaacagcctttccctcatccaccaggcaggtcactcgatcatagaaggagatcaggttggtcaagcaggacctgtccTTCACAagcccatgctggctgggcctgatcccccagctgTCCTGCAAAGGCCGCGTGATCTCcttcaggacaatctgctctgtaaccttccctggcactgaggtcaggctgacaggcctgtagttccctggatcctccttatgacccttcttgtagtCTCCACAGTACTTACCAGACAACCATAAAAAAAGGCACTGCAAAGGCTTCTGATGCTATGCCATTAAGGACTTTCTGCAGACCTGTTGGAAACTGAAGTACTGTATCTGGAACAACTGCCCACGAAGTGTTAAAATTCCTAAATGGCCCACATGCCTTGGAAGAGGagatactgtgaaaaaaattcagaagagaaatgagaTGCTACACCAAAATATACAGATAAAATAGTCCAACAAAGCTAGCACTATCTTTCTGAGAGAATAAAAGTGTACTTCatcttaaaaacaattttttttgtttatataaacTAAATAATAATTTGACTTTATTATAAGCAGGTATACAGTAttctaatttattatttaaaagttaTGCATCTGTTCCTCAGGAACTGACAACCTTAAAGCAAATGCCAACTTCACAGAAGTTAAATTGTCACTTACTGTGCTATGCTGACTCCTAAAGGAATAAAAGCTAAGACGAGCCCAATCAACAGTAccaccaagaagaaaaaattagaaCTTGATGCTCTGATAGGCCTACTTGCAGGTTTACACGTGTGTATCAAACTGATCTGGAGAGGCAAAATAAGCAAGAATGTTATACCTATCTATGTATGTTCAAGTATTACTTCCCCACCAACTGTATTTTCCATCTTCAGATATGCTACCAGCTACCAGGTAACCATCCTTCCCTTCACGCGCGTGGACTGAGCCGGGCTAAGATTAAGAATGCTCTACATTCTAGTAGAAACCAACATCTCTTATTTTGGATAAGGGTTTAATCCAGATCACACTTGTACAGAGTCAAGTGGCATTAATCAAGTGGTATACAATCTATGACACAGCCTTTTGCTTTAATCTGCTCAAGCTTCAGTGGATATACCCATTCACACAAGAACTAAACACTGATATGAATTTGTTGCACAGAAGGAGATGTCTAATTGTAGAGCAAAGTTTCTGATATGCAGAAACCACATCACATATCTAATAAGCCTTGGACTTCCCATTTAGCTCCCAAATGTTTAGCAGCTTGGCAAAATCTTGTCCAAGTTCTAAGCACTGTAGACAGTAAACAGATCAATGCATAAAGAGTTATAAACTACTTTTATTAGAATAAGATTTTAAAGAAGGCTACAAATAATTGATGTAGTCATtaaattgttcttttccttgatctcaaaacaaaattctaccttgtcttaaaagtaaaaaaaataaaattccatcttttgtaattttttacCTCATTTCCTgcacacttctttttttaaggttttgtttgttttaaatcaacTGTATATCAACATTAAATAAACAAGATatgttgtattttattatatattttctttgccaaACATCTTCATTAcctttttaatgtaaaagaTGACGAAGTATTTTATAGTTGCTATAGCAGGAAGAAGTGGTGAAAAGAAGGTTCCAATCCAGCATATAGTCTGTCCATAAACGATTTCCAGGACATTGTCAGAAATTCCAAATTCCTGCAAACCACACCACTGAACTGGCTTCCAAGAGCAATGAGTAACTAgtaacctaaaaaaaaaagcacatcatTAAGTTCCAGAGTGAAGTTACAGAGCTAAGCTGAATCCTAATACATTTGAAATATCCAGAACATAGGAATTCAGCAATAAAGCATTCAATGGcataacagaaaaatgtctgaagtagattcaaatctgaaaaaaacacatccAATCTGAATAACAAATAAGTACTCAAACAACCAGAAATATATTACTTTAAAACTGGCAATCTAGTTTGAAATACAGGgaattaataaatgaaaaaaaaatcataaattgtTTTGCAAAGGCATGCTTAAAAGACAGAGGCACTTACTTCCTAGGAAAGTCCACAAACAGGGTCTTAGCAAGAATTATCACAAAATCAAACATCAACAGCTTATACATTTCTTGCCCAACTGCAGACTCCCAGCACTAGAAAAACATATCAGGAAAAATCAGGATTAAAAGTCTAATGTAAAAcggaaaaaaaatgctatcaaTCACTAAAGCAACAAACTTCTCAATCAGTTCACGTCAGTAAAGCCAAaacttttctccatttctaaaatgtttaagTGTTTAAGTGTTTCAGAGTTTCCAAACCAAATTTTGTTCGTTTTCGACAACAGACAATGTTTTATTGATGAAAAAGCGACAACACAATCTCAAATGTACTTAACAGCAGTCAGAAAATCTGCTAAGTTATGATCCATTACTAGAATAAAATAATCAGctttaaataaatggaagatGAGTGATATATAGACAGACagatacacatgcacacagcacTACCCTCAACATGAACAGGAACCACAAGTCCAATTCTGAATACTTCTAACCAAGAAAATCTCACGGAAAAGGATTCTTATTGCAAGTTCAGATGATTAAAGAGCACGATAAGTCTGCTTACAGGATAGAGTTCATAATTGTATCCACAGGCCTTACACTGGTCAGTGGCACAGTGGATCTGACTCCACAGTGAGAACAACAGAACTCCAATATTGGCCAACCGCACAAAGACACAtctagaagaaaagcaaaaaccaatATTAAACTTGCCAAAAAACAGCCATTCTGGCACCTGACTCAACTTGCAGAGGCACACAGTGAAGAAGTACAGAGACTGATAATGCAGCAGTTTTAAAGGAATGACCCAGGCAGatacaaatacatttatcttAGTAGAAGGTTAAAATTGCCTTTCACCTTCTTGGCTTTAGGCTACAGTTCTTAGTTTCTTTTCATTGTACTGTTCCTAGATCAGTCATTTAAGTTGAGCCCCCACCAAGTGAAGAGCCTGGGGTCTCAACCCACAGTGGGCTGCTACTCTTTCAAGTCATGCGGTCTCTCCAGCAGTACGCCTTCCCTCAGGTGGCTTCAGGACTTCAGAGGCACTTAGCCAAACTAGAAATACAAATCATAGGTGCTTGACAATGTTTGGATACTTTGATCTTGATCTTACCACCTTAACCTGTCAAATGCCAGTTCTCTATACTCTCACATTAAGGTATATTTTAATACACAACTTTTAACTTCTGCCTTGAGCAAAGCTCTGCTTCACTCACTGCTGTACAGCACTGTAACATGAGCGAAATCGGTTGCTGTGCACACATAGCTGCATATCCAGGGAACTGCTGCACACAAAGCAGCGTGAATTCACAGCTCTACAGCCAGCACTTTCCTACTAATTTACCTACTGACTTTCAGATTGTTGAAGATGTCCAGATCACACAGCTAAACAGAACAAACATTAAATGACTATACTGTACTGTCATCAAAACAGGAGATTGTTTCCAGATTTGCAATGAAAGCTTCCAACAAAACACAAGTCAAATAGTGCCCGCTTGGCTTCCAGTGCCCAGgctctctgctgcagggagTCCAATCTCTGACTCTTGGTATTTGAATGTTTACAATACCTCAAACCTACCAAGAACAAGTTGTTCAAACATCCAAGGTCCCATAGCAAAAATCTCTTTACCTTATCAGTGTCAGCTTGATTTCAA comes from Numida meleagris isolate 19003 breed g44 Domestic line chromosome 13, NumMel1.0, whole genome shotgun sequence and encodes:
- the COQ7 gene encoding 5-demethoxyubiquinone hydroxylase, mitochondrial, with protein sequence MAAAAAALAPALRCSLGRHQALSGPAGRRGRWPSPAEGSSLRPCSTRAALDGINKAVVDRIIRVDHAGEYGANRIYAGQMAVLGRSAAGPLIQQMWNQEKDHLKKFNELMVAYRVRPTVLLPFWNIAGFVLGAGSSLLGKKGAMACTVAVEESISDHYNNQIRTLMEEDPEKYRELMQIIKQCRDDELEHHDIGLEHDAERAPAYSVLKTVIQLGCKAAIYLSERI
- the TMC7 gene encoding transmembrane channel-like protein 7 isoform X3, which produces MFILMFSFVVLPAVISDYGIFNSSSAKIYPKNTEPHCTVYTPSGNKGLVYFYTYLKDLLTGTGFLEVTVLFYGYYTVDAAWFSVLRYNLPLAYLLTTFAYLALSLLWIIKRSVEGFKQNLVHNEDQFQSYCNKVFAGWDFCITDLNAARLKHRSLQYELQTDLEEERIKQKIAERTMKEKLRIYSLRIFVNIIVIAVLSGCFFSIYRATVFSQENSSSVNSVGFQANLLVQYLPSIVITVVNFVAPLIFSILIRFEDYSPAFEIKLTLIRCVFVRLANIGVLLFSLWSQIHCATDQCKACGYNYELYPCWESAVGQEMYKLLMFDFVIILAKTLFVDFPRKLLVTHCSWKPVQWCGLQEFGISDNVLEIVYGQTICWIGTFFSPLLPAIATIKYFVIFYIKKISLIHTCKPASRPIRASSSNFFFLVVLLIGLVLAFIPLGVSIAHISSSKACGPFRNFNTSWAVVPDTVLQFPTGLQKVLNGIASEAFAVPFFMVVCLIMFYFIALAGAHKKVVEQLREQLVMESRDKFFLIQKIADAQKNS